The Guyparkeria halophila DNA window AGCGCGCTGACGAATGACAGGGTGAGCAGCCCGACTCCCAGCGGCAGCCAGATCGCGGGCAACTGGCTCATGGCATAGCCGACGCTCATCTCGCCGGTCGGCGGGGCAAGCTCCGCGCCGGTGAGCATGGCGCCGATCTGGTAGGCAAGCCAGAGCAGGGGGGGGATCGTGACCGGATTGGTGGCCCAGACCATGGCCACGGCCAGGGCGATGTTGACCCGCATGGCGATCGCGCCCACGGCCGCGATCAGCATCTGACCGGGAAGCGGAATAAAGGCGAGAAACAGACCGAGGGCGACGCCGCCGGAAACAGAACGGCGGTTGAGGTGCCAGAGGTTCGGATCGCCGAGGAATTGCGCCACCGGGCGCAGGAACGGTTGGTTGACGATCCGCTGGCGATTGGGTGTCAGTCGACGGAAGAACTTGCGTGGCATTCTGGCCTCGTCAAACCTCGGCTTGCCGATCCGGGCAGTCCTGGCGTGCCGGCGTTGTCCGTGAAGGCCGGCGACCGTTGTGTCGCCTCATTCAGAGACTCTTGAGCAGGTCTCGTACCTTGCGGCTCAGCGTCATGTAGTCGCGCTTTTCCTCGTCGGTCAACTCGCCGATCACCCGGTGACGAAAACGGGCCAGCGCCTGGTCGGCCGCCTCGATGCGCGCATGGGCGTCAGGCTTGAGCCAGATGGTCTTGGCGCGACGGTCCGATTCGGAGATCCGCCGCTCGATCCAGTCGCCTTTTTCCAGGCCGTCGAGCAGCTTGACCAGCGTTGGCCCTTCGATGGCCAGTTCGCCGGCGAGTTCCTTCTGCGTGCGGCCTTCACCCTCGTCGCGCAGGATGCGGAGCACCGCCCACGCCGAGGCCGTCAGGTCGAATTCGCTCAGGGTGTCGTTGACCTGAACGCGCCACAGCCTGGAGACGTCGAAAACCAGGCGGGTGATTTCGTCTTCGCGTTGCTGGGCCGGATCGGTAGATTGGGTCATGGTTTGGTGCCGGCTGTCATGGGAATCAAACATCCGTATGGTCGCATTACTTGGGCGTTTTGACCATCCCGGGGCATCGAGCGCGGTGGGCAGGGGTGCGGCGGCTCTTGGTGGTCGGCGGCGGGCCGTGAAGGCGGCTCGCGATCCCGCTTGCGGCCGGTCGGGCAGATTGCCGCAGCAAGGCGTTTGCGGTACCATCGCGCCCTTGAATCGGGGCCCGTCGGTCCGCCATCAACCCGTCAAGATTGTGGTTCGTTAATGACCAAGTTCGTCTTCGTTACCGGTGGGGTCGTTTCGTCACTGGGCAAGGGAATCGCTGCCGCCTCGCTGGGCGCGCTGCTCGAATCGCGTGGTCTGCGCGTCACGCTGATGAAGCTCGATCCCTACATCAACGTCGACCCGGGCACCATGAGCCCCTTCCAGCATGGCGAGGTGTTCGTCACCGACGATGGCGCGGAGACGGATCTCGATCTGGGCCACTACGAGCGGTTCGTGCGCTCCCCGGTCGGTCGGCGCAACAATTTCACCACCGGGCGGGTCTACGAGACCGTCATCCGCCGCGAACGGCGTGGCGACTACCTGGGCGGGACCGTTCAGGTGATCCCGCACGTCACCGACGAGATCAAGCGTCGGGTGGTCGAGGGGTCCAAGGGCTACGACGTCGCGTTGATCGAGATCGGCGGTACGGTCGGTGACATCGAGTCGCTGCCGTTCCTTGAGGCAATTCGTCAGCTGGGCGTGGAGATGGGCCGTGATCGCGCCATCTTCATGCACCTGACGCTGGTGCCCTACATCAAGGCGGCCGGTGAGGTTAAGACCAAGCCGACCCAGCATTCGGTCAAGGAACTGCGCTCGATCGGTATCCAGCCCGACATCCTGGTTTGCCGTGCCGAGGTGCCGCTGCCGGAGGAAGAACGCCGCAAGATCGCGCTGTTCACCAATGTCGAGCACGATGCGGTCATCTCCGCGATCGACGCCGACACCATCTACCGCATCCCGCGC harbors:
- a CDS encoding DUF2062 domain-containing protein translates to MPRKFFRRLTPNRQRIVNQPFLRPVAQFLGDPNLWHLNRRSVSGGVALGLFLAFIPLPGQMLIAAVGAIAMRVNIALAVAMVWATNPVTIPPLLWLAYQIGAMLTGAELAPPTGEMSVGYAMSQLPAIWLPLGVGLLTLSFVSALLGFTIIRVLWRINISIHKRRRLAQRRLRLRQSQRDSRRH
- a CDS encoding MarR family winged helix-turn-helix transcriptional regulator; this encodes MTQSTDPAQQREDEITRLVFDVSRLWRVQVNDTLSEFDLTASAWAVLRILRDEGEGRTQKELAGELAIEGPTLVKLLDGLEKGDWIERRISESDRRAKTIWLKPDAHARIEAADQALARFRHRVIGELTDEEKRDYMTLSRKVRDLLKSL